The following proteins are encoded in a genomic region of Penaeus chinensis breed Huanghai No. 1 chromosome 10, ASM1920278v2, whole genome shotgun sequence:
- the LOC125030018 gene encoding apolipoprotein D-like produces the protein MMRLNVVSAAMVMSAVLSVTSSQEIFFGSCPKQDVVQNFDLNSYLGKWYEIEKYFAIFELGGKCITADYSLLPNGNVKVVNTQTNALTGKVNSIEGEAVLADPASGEAKLVVSFSPFGGATAGGNSNYWVLDTDYTSYAIVWSCSFDIKLANAQILWILMRDQNPDPQRLNYVKTLIRNRGLDLTRLQQTDQTNCS, from the exons ATGATGAGACTGAACGTCGTCAGCGCCGCGATGGTGATGTCAGCCGTCCTTTCGGTGACTTCATCGCAGGAGATCTTCTTCGGGTCTTGCCCAAAACAGGATGTTGTGCAAAACTTCGATCTGAACAGT TACCTCGGCAAGTGGTACGAGATCGAGAAGTACTTCGCCATCTTCGAGCTGGGCGGCAAGTGCATCACCGCCGACTACTCGCTCCTTCCCAACGGCAACGTCAAGGTCGTCAACACTCAGACCAACGC GTTGACAGGAAAAGTGAATTCGATCGAAGGTGAAGCCGTTTTGGCGGACCCAGCAAGCGGTGAAGCCAAGCTGGTGGTCTCCTTCTCGCCAT TCGGGGGAGCAACGGCAGGTGGTAATAGCAACTACTGGGTCCTGGACACCGATTACACCAGCTACGCTATCGTTTGGTCGTGTTCCTTTGACATCAAGTTGGCTAATGCAC AGATCTTGTGGATCCTGATGCGCGACCAGAACCCGGATCCCCAGCGCCTGAACTACGTCAAGACTCTCATCAGGAACCGCGGACTTGACCTAACAAGGCTGCAACAGACCGACCAGACCAACTGCTCTTAG